A section of the Mastomys coucha isolate ucsf_1 unplaced genomic scaffold, UCSF_Mcou_1 pScaffold15, whole genome shotgun sequence genome encodes:
- the Slc20a1 gene encoding sodium-dependent phosphate transporter 1 isoform X1 has product MASTVETITSTLAAVTASAPPKYDNLWMLILGFIIAFVLAFSVGANDVANSFGTAVGSGVVTLKQACILASIFETVGSALLGAKVSETIRKGLIDVEMYNSTQDLLMAGSVSAMFGSAVWQLVASFLKLPISGTHCIVGATIGFSFVAKGQNGVKWSELIKIVMSWFVSPLLSGIMSGILFFLVRAFILRKADPVPNGLRALPVFYACTVGINLFSIMYTGAPMLGFDKLPLWGTILISVGCAVFCALIVWFFVCPRMKRKIEREVKSSPSESPLMEKKSNLKEDHEETKMAPGDVENRNPVSEVVCATGPLRAVVEERTVSFKLGDLEEAPERERLPMDLKEETSIDSTINGAVQLPNGNLVQFSQTVSNQINSSGHYQYHTVHKDSGLYKELLHKLHLAKVGDCMGDSGDKPLRRNNSYTSYTMAICGMPLDSFRAKEGEQKGDEMETLTWPNADAKKRIRMDSYTSYCNAVSDLHSESEMDMSVKAEMGLGDRKGSSGSLEEWYDQDKPEVSLLFQFLQILTACFGSFAHGGNDVSNAIGPLVALFLVYETGDVSTKAATPIWLLLYGGVGICMGLWVWGRRVIQTMGKDLTPITPSSGFSIELASAFTVVIASNIGLPISTTHCKVGSVVSVGWLRSKKAVDWRLFRNIFMAWFVTVPISGIISAAIMAVFKYIILPV; this is encoded by the exons ATGGCATCTACTGTGGAGACGATTACTAGTACTCTAGCTGCTGTTACTGCTTCAGCTCCACCGAAGTATGACAATCTGTGGATGCTCATCCTGGGCTTCATCATTGCATTTGTCTTGGCATTCTCCGTGGGAGCCAATGATGTAGCAAATTCGTTCGGTACAGCAGTAGGCTCAGGTGTAGTGACCCTGAAGCAAGCCTGCATCTTAGCTAGCATCTTCGAAACTGTGGGCTCCGCCTTGCTGGGGGCCAAAGTGAGTGAAACCATCCGGAAGGGCTTGATAGATGTCGAGATGTACAACTCAACTCAAGATCTGCTCATGGCTGGCTCGGTCAGTGCTATGTTCG GTTCTGCTGTGTGGCAACTAGTGGCTTCGTTTTTGAAGCTCCCTATTTCTGGGACCCATTGTATTGTCGGTGCGACCATTGGTTTCTCCTTTGTGGCAAAGGGGCAAAATGGTGTCAAGTGGTCTGAACTGATAAAAATTG TGATGTCTTGGTTCGTCTCTCCACTGCTTTCTGGTATTATGTCTGGAATTTTATTCTTCCTTGTTCGTGCGTTCATCCTCCGTAAG GCAGATCCAGTTCCTAATGGCTTACGAGCTTTACCAGTTTTTTATGCCTGCACAGTTGGAATCAACCTCTTTTCCATTATGTATACTGGAGCACCGA TGCTGGGCTTTGACAAACTTCCTCTGTGGGGTACCATCCTCATCTCGGTGGGATGTGCAGTTTTCTGTGCCCTTATCGTCTGGTTCTTTGTATGTCCCAGGATGAAGAGAAAAATTGAAC GAGAAGTAAAGTCTAGTCCCTCTGAAAGCCCCTTAATGGAAAAGAAGAGCAACTTAAAAGAAGACCATGAAGAAACAAAGATGGCTCCTGGAGATGTTGAGAACAGGAATCCTGTGTCTGAGGTAGTGTGTGCCACTGGGCCACTCCGGGCTGTGGTAGAGGAGAGAACAGTGTCATTCAAACTTGGTGACCTGGAAGAAGCTCCGGAGCGAGAACGGCTTCCCATGGACCTGAAGGAGGAGACCAGCATAGACAGCACCATCAATG GTGCAGTGCAGTTGCCTAATGGGAACCTTGTTCAGTTCAGTCAAACTGTCAGCAACCAGATCAACTCCAGTGGCCACTATCAGTATCACACTGTGCACAAGGATTCTGGCTTGTACAAAGAGCTGCTCCATAAGTTACATCTGGCCAAGGTGGGAGACTGCATGGGAGACTCTGGGGACAAGCCCTTGAGACGCAACAACAGCTACACTTCCTACACTATGGCAATATGTGGCATGCCCCTGGATTCATTCCGTGCCAAAGAAGGTGAACAAAAGGGAGACGAAATGGAGACACTGACATGGCCTAATGCAGATGCCAAGAAGCGGATTCGAATGGACAGTTACACCAGTTACTGCAATGCTGTGTCTGACCTTCACTCCGAGTCTGAGATGGACATGAGTGTTAAGGCTGAGATGGGTCTGGGTGACAGAAAAGGAAGCAGTGGCTCTCTTGAAGAATGGTATGACCAGGATAAGCCTGAAGTGTCCCTCCTCTTCCAGTTTCTGCAGATCCTTACAGCCTGCTTTGGGTCATTTGCCCATGGTGGCAATGACGTCAG caaTGCCATCGGCCCCCTGgttgctttgtttcttgtttatgAAACGGGAGATGTCTCTACAAAAGCGGCAACACCCATATGGCTTCTGCTTTATGGTGGTGTTGGTATTTGCATGGGGCTGTGGGTTTGGGGAAGAAGAGTTATCCAGACCATGGGGAAGGATCTGACACCAATCACACCCTCCAG TGGTTTCAGTATTGAACTGGCATCTGCCTTCACTGTGGTCATCGCATCAAACATTGGCCTTCCCATCAGCACAACACACTGTAAA GTGGGCTCTGTTGTGTCTGTTGGCTGGCTCCGATCAAAGAAGGCTGTTGACTGGCGACTATTTCGAAACATTTTTATGGCCTGGTTTGTCACAGTCCCCATTTCTGGAATCATCAGTGCCGCTATCATGGCAGTATTCAAGTACATCATCCTGCCGGTGTGA
- the Slc20a1 gene encoding sodium-dependent phosphate transporter 1 isoform X2 → MASTVETITSTLAAVTASAPPKYDNLWMLILGFIIAFVLAFSVGANDVANSFGTAVGSGVVTLKQACILASIFETVGSALLGAKVSETIRKGLIDVEMYNSTQDLLMAGSVSAMFGSAVWQLVASFLKLPISGTHCIVGATIGFSFVAKGQNGVKWSELIKIVMSWFVSPLLSGIMSGILFFLVRAFILRKADPVPNGLRALPVFYACTVGINLFSIMYTGAPRLKSPRRWLACTHCRRLQASVC, encoded by the exons ATGGCATCTACTGTGGAGACGATTACTAGTACTCTAGCTGCTGTTACTGCTTCAGCTCCACCGAAGTATGACAATCTGTGGATGCTCATCCTGGGCTTCATCATTGCATTTGTCTTGGCATTCTCCGTGGGAGCCAATGATGTAGCAAATTCGTTCGGTACAGCAGTAGGCTCAGGTGTAGTGACCCTGAAGCAAGCCTGCATCTTAGCTAGCATCTTCGAAACTGTGGGCTCCGCCTTGCTGGGGGCCAAAGTGAGTGAAACCATCCGGAAGGGCTTGATAGATGTCGAGATGTACAACTCAACTCAAGATCTGCTCATGGCTGGCTCGGTCAGTGCTATGTTCG GTTCTGCTGTGTGGCAACTAGTGGCTTCGTTTTTGAAGCTCCCTATTTCTGGGACCCATTGTATTGTCGGTGCGACCATTGGTTTCTCCTTTGTGGCAAAGGGGCAAAATGGTGTCAAGTGGTCTGAACTGATAAAAATTG TGATGTCTTGGTTCGTCTCTCCACTGCTTTCTGGTATTATGTCTGGAATTTTATTCTTCCTTGTTCGTGCGTTCATCCTCCGTAAG GCAGATCCAGTTCCTAATGGCTTACGAGCTTTACCAGTTTTTTATGCCTGCACAGTTGGAATCAACCTCTTTTCCATTATGTATACTGGAGCACCGA GGCTGAAATCTCCTAGAAGGTGGCTGGCCTGCACCCATTGCAGAAGGCTGCAGGCTAGTGTATGCTGA